The following are encoded together in the Deinococcus roseus genome:
- a CDS encoding YebC/PmpR family DNA-binding transcriptional regulator yields the protein MAGHSKWSQIKRKKGANDKKRSATISKHIRALTNAVRSGGSGDPAGNLSLKNAIAAAKADTVPVDNIENAIKRAVGNSDGATEYKEIAYEGYGQGGTAILIETLTDNVNRTVGEVRSVFNKKGGNMGNSGSVAWQFDKKGIIQVSKNTSEAQEAAIEFGAEDIEENEDGTLTVYTARADLFTVSEGLSGAGFDVTEASLQNIPQNTVALSAEDAEKLMVLIEALEDLDDVQTVTSNADFSALEE from the coding sequence ATGGCAGGTCATAGCAAGTGGTCCCAGATCAAACGCAAAAAAGGCGCCAACGACAAGAAGCGCAGCGCCACCATCAGCAAACACATCCGTGCCCTCACCAACGCTGTGCGCAGCGGAGGAAGCGGAGACCCGGCTGGAAACCTGTCCCTCAAGAATGCCATTGCCGCTGCCAAAGCAGACACCGTTCCAGTGGACAACATTGAGAATGCCATCAAACGGGCTGTGGGCAACAGTGACGGGGCCACCGAGTACAAAGAAATTGCCTATGAAGGTTACGGGCAGGGTGGAACCGCCATCCTGATTGAAACCCTCACCGACAATGTGAACCGCACGGTGGGCGAGGTGCGCTCGGTGTTCAACAAAAAGGGCGGCAACATGGGCAACAGCGGCTCTGTGGCCTGGCAGTTTGACAAAAAAGGCATCATCCAGGTGAGCAAAAACACTTCTGAAGCCCAGGAAGCTGCCATTGAGTTTGGTGCAGAGGACATCGAGGAGAACGAGGACGGCACCCTCACGGTGTACACCGCCCGTGCAGATTTGTTCACGGTCTCTGAAGGCCTCTCTGGTGCCGGTTTCGATGTCACCGAGGCCAGCCTGCAGAACATTCCCCAGAACACCGTGGCCCTCTCTGCAGAAGATGCCGAGAAGCTGATGGTGCTGATCGAGGCTTTAGAAGACCTTGACGATGTGCAGACCGTGACCTCCAACGCAGATTTCAGCGCTCTGGAAGAGTAA
- a CDS encoding low temperature requirement protein A translates to MLKNYRLWWHAPKLRHLGGEEERKVSWLELFFDLVFVVIISRLAHHFGEHPSWAGLGELALLFIPVWWIWIAGTVYTDRFETEDLSYRVLMFVMLLIVGVMAVFAPYGLGKYADAYAWSYVAARILIIGMWLRAGRHNPIARPMTTKFALGFGASAILWAISTQVDGSLSILLKGIGLVFDTLTPVWTIKDQAKLPRLSGHKMPERFGLLVLIVLGESIVGMVNGLADAHDLNLTVFMRYLLGALVCFGLWWVYFDFIGRRRPNRAHISLSLTWSYSHLPFLIFAVSIGALIAHAIGTEHPEPITLTLLCVGYAGAMLSMALIEYTMAPEHPPVVHAGTSIGLKIGLAALALLTGLLVSTPIGVLAVLCVLNLVVMLYGVIWWFRSPHSQPGHAHH, encoded by the coding sequence ATGCTTAAGAATTACCGTCTGTGGTGGCATGCCCCCAAATTGAGGCACCTTGGGGGAGAAGAGGAACGCAAGGTCAGCTGGCTGGAACTGTTTTTTGATCTGGTCTTTGTGGTGATCATTTCCAGGCTGGCCCACCATTTTGGTGAACATCCAAGCTGGGCTGGGCTGGGAGAACTGGCCCTGCTGTTCATTCCGGTGTGGTGGATCTGGATTGCCGGAACGGTTTACACCGACCGCTTTGAAACCGAGGACCTGAGTTACCGGGTGCTGATGTTTGTGATGCTGCTGATTGTGGGTGTCATGGCCGTGTTTGCGCCTTATGGTCTGGGGAAATATGCAGATGCCTACGCCTGGAGTTATGTGGCGGCCCGCATCCTGATCATTGGGATGTGGCTGAGGGCCGGCAGGCACAATCCCATTGCCAGACCCATGACCACCAAATTTGCACTGGGCTTTGGGGCCAGCGCCATTTTATGGGCCATCAGCACCCAGGTGGATGGCAGCCTGAGCATTCTGCTCAAGGGCATCGGTCTGGTGTTTGACACCCTGACCCCCGTCTGGACCATCAAAGATCAGGCCAAACTGCCCAGGCTGTCTGGCCACAAAATGCCTGAGCGTTTTGGATTGCTGGTGCTGATTGTGCTGGGTGAAAGCATAGTGGGCATGGTCAACGGTCTGGCCGATGCCCACGACCTGAACCTGACCGTGTTCATGCGATACCTGTTGGGTGCCCTGGTGTGTTTCGGGCTGTGGTGGGTGTACTTTGACTTCATTGGCCGCCGCCGCCCCAATCGGGCACACATCAGCCTGTCCCTCACCTGGAGTTACAGCCATTTGCCGTTTCTGATTTTTGCGGTGTCCATTGGTGCCCTGATTGCGCATGCCATTGGGACCGAGCACCCCGAACCCATCACCCTGACTTTGCTGTGTGTGGGCTATGCGGGGGCCATGCTTTCCATGGCCCTGATCGAGTACACCATGGCCCCAGAACACCCTCCGGTGGTCCATGCCGGGACTTCCATTGGCCTGAAAATCGGACTGGCGGCACTGGCCCTGCTGACAGGACTGCTGGTTTCCACGCCCATTGGCGTGCTCGCAGTGCTGTGCGTGCTCAATCTGGTGGTGATGCTTTACGGGGTGATCTGGTGGTTCAGAAGCCCCCATTCACAGCCAGGACATGCCCACCACTGA
- a CDS encoding cytochrome b encodes MNQWLDERLHISRLNDKFLRKAFPVHHSFFLGEITLFALVILIISGILLAFTYEPSTKLVDGVPAAYASILKINSMPFGDMLRRIHHWTANIMVGAAVIHMFRIYFSGAFKKPREINWWIGFMLLVFSALTAVTGYSLPYDQFAFATLKVIYGITSSVPFIGNWLAELFFAGPFPGPGIVSRFYGYHIMLLPGILLGLTAVHMLLMIKQKHTQPGYAAKIAYKKIVGVPLSTQQSIIMIILLVLMAAIIVLFSAYIPVHPVEVYGPPSDSTPTIKPDWYLLWIFGILAIMPPEFIKLPEDPTLITSTQQTLATIFNPEFIGAMLIPGLILGPVFLAPLFDRAKENLYYAESPTEHPKRLAFGLAWCALMIVLSVAGYKPEIQTAFETARGVGQMAPEAASIAKVQIEELVKMMLYAAIVVVPVIMYILTFGIVRAIKNSRETDAREMKAHQELLAREAASAHGHDD; translated from the coding sequence ATGAACCAGTGGCTTGACGAACGTTTACACATCAGCCGTTTGAACGACAAGTTCCTGCGCAAGGCTTTCCCTGTACACCACAGCTTCTTCCTGGGTGAAATCACCCTGTTTGCCCTGGTGATCCTGATCATCTCCGGCATCCTGCTGGCTTTCACCTATGAACCCAGCACCAAACTGGTGGATGGTGTTCCTGCGGCTTATGCCAGCATCCTGAAAATCAACAGCATGCCTTTCGGAGACATGCTGAGGCGCATTCACCACTGGACCGCCAACATCATGGTGGGCGCAGCCGTGATCCACATGTTCCGCATTTACTTCAGTGGTGCTTTCAAGAAGCCCCGTGAAATCAACTGGTGGATCGGCTTCATGCTGCTGGTCTTCAGCGCCCTGACTGCCGTGACCGGCTACTCCCTCCCCTACGACCAGTTTGCTTTCGCCACCCTGAAAGTGATCTACGGAATCACCAGCAGCGTGCCCTTCATTGGCAACTGGCTGGCCGAACTGTTCTTCGCTGGCCCCTTCCCCGGTCCTGGCATCGTGTCCCGTTTCTACGGCTACCACATCATGCTGCTGCCCGGCATCTTGCTGGGCCTGACCGCTGTGCACATGCTGCTGATGATCAAACAGAAGCACACCCAGCCCGGTTACGCAGCCAAGATCGCTTACAAGAAGATCGTGGGGGTGCCCCTCTCCACCCAGCAGAGCATCATCATGATCATCCTGCTGGTGCTGATGGCCGCCATCATCGTGCTGTTCAGCGCCTACATCCCGGTTCACCCCGTGGAAGTGTACGGCCCACCCAGCGACTCCACCCCCACCATCAAACCTGACTGGTACCTGCTGTGGATCTTCGGGATTCTGGCCATCATGCCCCCCGAGTTCATCAAGCTGCCAGAAGACCCCACCCTGATCACCAGCACCCAGCAAACCCTGGCCACCATTTTCAACCCCGAGTTCATTGGTGCCATGCTGATCCCCGGTCTGATCCTGGGCCCGGTGTTCCTGGCCCCCCTGTTTGACCGCGCCAAAGAGAACCTGTACTACGCTGAGAGCCCCACCGAGCACCCCAAGCGTCTGGCCTTTGGTCTGGCCTGGTGTGCCCTGATGATCGTGCTCTCCGTGGCCGGGTACAAACCCGAAATTCAGACTGCTTTTGAAACTGCCCGTGGTGTGGGTCAGATGGCTCCTGAAGCTGCTTCCATTGCCAAAGTGCAGATTGAAGAGCTGGTCAAAATGATGCTGTACGCCGCCATTGTGGTGGTTCCAGTGATCATGTACATCCTGACCTTCGGGATTGTGCGTGCCATCAAAAACAGCCGTGAAACCGATGCCCGTGAAATGAAAGCCCACCAGGAACTGCTGGCCCGCGAAGCCGCCAGTGCCCACGGACACGACGACTGA
- a CDS encoding QcrA and Rieske domain-containing protein has protein sequence MSDEKLPQGEISRRKFVTGALGVTAGVGVLSLASVVGALKPAKRPPTAEQKPPAAGDVLVYAGGTNKDQPIKVADLKADGLMVKAWPKGEVLKDKNDNNLLILFRYADGVLKEPAKVEDTVQGVIVYGGICQHLGCQVNQKDDGTLLCPCHSGAYDPRAGGEVIGGPPPRPLAQLPVEEKDGVLVVKEYYVRPRYGESVADWQTNRADASKGGA, from the coding sequence ATGAGTGATGAAAAACTCCCACAAGGTGAAATCAGTCGCCGCAAGTTTGTGACCGGCGCACTCGGGGTCACGGCTGGTGTTGGGGTGCTGTCGCTGGCCAGCGTGGTTGGTGCACTGAAACCCGCCAAACGTCCGCCCACCGCTGAACAGAAACCTCCGGCTGCTGGAGACGTGCTGGTTTACGCCGGTGGCACCAACAAAGACCAGCCCATCAAGGTGGCAGACCTCAAAGCCGATGGCCTGATGGTCAAAGCCTGGCCCAAAGGCGAAGTCCTCAAGGACAAGAACGACAACAACCTGTTGATCCTCTTCCGTTATGCAGATGGGGTGCTCAAAGAACCCGCCAAAGTGGAAGACACCGTTCAGGGCGTCATCGTTTATGGGGGCATCTGCCAGCACCTGGGCTGCCAGGTCAACCAGAAAGACGACGGAACCCTGCTGTGCCCTTGCCACTCTGGTGCTTACGATCCCCGAGCAGGCGGCGAAGTGATCGGTGGGCCCCCTCCCCGTCCGCTGGCCCAGTTGCCCGTCGAAGAGAAAGATGGGGTTCTGGTGGTCAAGGAATATTACGTCCGCCCCAGATACGGTGAATCGGTGGCAGACTGGCAGACCAACCGGGCAGATGCCAGCAAGGGAGGCGCTTGA